In a single window of the Flavobacterium sp. W4I14 genome:
- a CDS encoding hypothetical protein (product_source=Hypo-rule applied; pfam=PF14322; superfamily=48452) encodes MKNSFKIILATTGLLLSLNSCKKDALNLKPTNDVTADVVYATPAGYKQELVKLYATYALTSPTGSDNSDIGGLNSGFADFFRLFWTSQELVTDEAICAWGDTGIPELDYATWNTDNQFLRGLYSKSILQITICNEFLRESTPEKLESRNITGADASAIQRYRAEARFLRAFQYWVLLDGFGNPPFVTEEDAIGKTNPKQIQRAALFTYVESELKAIESDLADPRTNDYGRADKGADWALLARLYLNAQVYTGTAKYTEAITYSTKVINSGYSLKANYKDLFLADNNLNNTENILTINYDGVRGTNYGGTTFLVNAAINADMSPASYGVPSGGWGAVTEPVRIYRHYFLILTERQINAVYFLAQKTT; translated from the coding sequence ATGAAAAATTCGTTTAAAATAATATTGGCAACCACAGGTTTATTACTTTCTTTAAATTCTTGTAAGAAAGATGCCTTAAATTTAAAGCCTACGAATGATGTAACTGCCGACGTGGTATATGCTACGCCTGCAGGATACAAACAAGAGCTGGTGAAATTGTACGCCACTTATGCATTAACCAGTCCAACAGGATCGGATAATAGTGATATTGGTGGCCTGAATTCTGGATTTGCAGATTTCTTCAGGTTATTCTGGACTTCTCAGGAGCTGGTAACCGATGAAGCGATTTGTGCCTGGGGAGATACCGGTATTCCTGAATTAGATTACGCAACCTGGAATACAGATAATCAGTTTTTAAGAGGTTTATATTCTAAAAGTATTCTGCAGATCACCATTTGCAATGAGTTTCTTCGCGAAAGTACACCGGAGAAGTTGGAAAGTCGCAATATTACTGGTGCCGATGCTTCAGCCATTCAACGTTATCGTGCCGAAGCCCGTTTCTTAAGAGCATTTCAGTATTGGGTTTTATTAGATGGTTTCGGAAATCCTCCTTTCGTAACAGAAGAGGATGCGATTGGCAAAACCAATCCTAAACAAATTCAAAGAGCAGCTTTGTTTACTTATGTAGAATCAGAATTAAAAGCCATTGAAAGCGATTTGGCCGATCCTCGTACTAACGATTATGGTCGTGCAGATAAAGGAGCAGACTGGGCATTATTAGCCAGATTGTATTTAAATGCTCAGGTTTACACCGGAACGGCAAAATATACAGAAGCCATTACCTATTCAACTAAGGTCATCAACTCTGGTTATTCATTAAAAGCCAATTACAAAGATTTATTTTTGGCCGATAACAACTTAAATAACACAGAAAACATTTTAACTATCAATTACGACGGTGTAAGGGGAACAAATTACGGTGGAACTACCTTTTTGGTTAATGCTGCAATTAATGCAGACATGAGCCCTGCATCATATGGAGTACCTTCAGGTGGTTGGGGGGCGGTAACAGAACCCGTCAGAATTTACCGGCATTATTTCCTGATCCTAACGGAACGGCAGATAAACGCGGTATATTTTTTGGCACAAAAAACAACGTAG
- a CDS encoding hypothetical protein (product_source=Hypo-rule applied; ko=KO:K21571; pfam=PF14292,PF16411; superfamily=81296): MKSIFFKSLALSFIALSLWSCKKDETRAIANAGTGGSLKSSATSVILDKSMLTTNVITFTLTNANFGYQAAVANTLQLSPKGANFAADKTKEVIIDPNVTTKSYNGLDFNNLLLSLNLSTAVNSDVEIRVKAAISNAIAPVYSNVVSISAKPFPLTSWVYVPGAYQGWNPPTADSLVSITGNGIYTGIIKFDGGNFKITAAKKWDLAYGDAGGGKLSTSGGDISSVSAGFKLLTVDLTANVYTIANADYWSIIGNAIPGSNWSVDTDLSPVNDGKNTWIGTVALTPGAFKFRKNHDWGTSIGDNGGDINVTVAGTYKLVLTLNADGKTGAYTMVKI; this comes from the coding sequence ATGAAATCAATATTCTTTAAATCCTTAGCCCTTAGCTTTATCGCGCTATCGCTTTGGTCATGCAAAAAAGACGAAACCCGTGCCATAGCCAATGCAGGTACTGGAGGTTCTTTGAAAAGTTCAGCTACCTCGGTAATTTTGGATAAAAGCATGCTCACTACCAATGTGATTACTTTTACCTTAACTAATGCAAATTTTGGTTATCAGGCAGCTGTAGCCAATACTTTGCAACTCTCTCCTAAAGGAGCAAATTTTGCAGCAGATAAAACAAAAGAAGTAATTATTGATCCAAACGTGACTACTAAAAGTTACAATGGATTGGATTTTAATAATTTACTGCTTTCTTTAAATTTATCTACTGCTGTAAATTCTGATGTAGAAATCAGGGTAAAAGCAGCCATCTCCAATGCTATAGCTCCGGTTTACAGCAATGTAGTTTCTATAAGTGCAAAGCCATTCCCTTTAACTTCCTGGGTATACGTTCCTGGCGCATATCAGGGATGGAATCCGCCAACAGCCGATAGCTTAGTTTCGATCACCGGAAATGGCATTTATACGGGAATTATCAAGTTCGATGGTGGTAATTTTAAGATTACTGCTGCTAAGAAATGGGACCTAGCTTATGGCGACGCAGGAGGTGGTAAACTCAGCACATCAGGTGGTGATATCAGCTCCGTTTCGGCAGGTTTTAAACTGCTAACTGTCGATCTTACTGCGAATGTCTACACCATTGCCAATGCAGATTATTGGTCAATTATTGGTAATGCAATTCCGGGAAGTAACTGGTCTGTTGATACTGACCTTAGTCCGGTAAATGATGGCAAAAATACATGGATAGGAACAGTTGCTTTAACTCCAGGTGCCTTTAAATTCAGAAAAAATCATGATTGGGGAACCAGTATTGGTGATAATGGTGGAGATATTAATGTTACCGTCGCTGGTACATATAAGCTGGTCTTAACACTTAACGCCGATGGTAAAACAGGTGCTTACACCATGGTTAAAATTTAA
- a CDS encoding hypothetical protein (product_source=Hypo-rule applied; pfam=PF07980; superfamily=48452) has translation MRGGSGGSTAQALTYVNNLRRRAYGNNSGDVSSLSVDFFLDERARELYWEAHRRTDLIRYGKFTGSTYLWPFKGGVKAGASLPAYRNLYPIPTADLIANPNLVQNTGY, from the coding sequence ATGCGTGGTGGTTCGGGCGGGAGTACTGCACAAGCACTTACCTATGTGAATAACTTACGCCGCCGTGCTTATGGTAACAACAGTGGCGACGTAAGCAGCCTCTCGGTAGATTTCTTTTTAGACGAGCGTGCCCGTGAATTGTATTGGGAAGCACACCGTCGTACCGATCTAATCCGTTATGGCAAATTTACTGGTTCTACTTATTTATGGCCATTTAAAGGTGGTGTTAAAGCAGGAGCAAGTTTACCGGCTTACCGTAACTTATATCCAATTCCGACAGCAGATTTAATTGCTAATCCGAATCTGGTTCAGAACACAGGTTATTAA